One part of the Tunicatimonas pelagia genome encodes these proteins:
- a CDS encoding DUF3347 domain-containing protein yields MMRPIQNLFIFTISLVFLAACTNSASEQSANTSPANDNQSSEEKNLASVVDQYLLLKDALVTSSPEESQAKAMSMLEVIDATNMMGVQQSAKQIATVTDLDTQRMYFDSLSVHLYELLETQDGGNKTLYKQYCPMAFNDRGAYWLSNAEEIRNPYFGDDMLKCGRVEETIKF; encoded by the coding sequence ATGATGCGACCTATTCAAAACTTATTCATCTTTACCATCTCATTGGTCTTCCTAGCAGCTTGTACCAATTCTGCCTCAGAGCAATCGGCTAACACTTCTCCCGCCAATGATAACCAATCATCAGAAGAGAAGAACTTAGCCTCGGTAGTAGATCAGTACTTATTACTAAAAGATGCACTGGTTACTTCCAGTCCGGAAGAATCCCAAGCGAAGGCAATGAGTATGTTAGAGGTTATTGATGCTACTAATATGATGGGGGTACAACAGAGTGCCAAACAAATTGCTACTGTAACCGATTTAGACACTCAACGAATGTACTTCGATAGTTTGTCTGTACATCTGTACGAGCTATTAGAAACGCAAGATGGGGGAAATAAAACATTGTATAAGCAGTATTGCCCTATGGCCTTTAACGACCGAGGAGCCTACTGGCTGAGTAATGCCGAAGAAATTCGCAACCCCTACTTTGGCGACGATATGCTTAAATGCGGTAGGGTAGAAGAAACCATAAAGTTCTGA
- a CDS encoding exo-alpha-sialidase, whose translation MIRCSFYVLFLIVVFLSSCQRSFSLKTIAQGEDWFVNWADFPSMAVTDSFAVAHYLQKSAEGTYDYDIKISLADSQQTDWSTPAVLHQDGVAAEHGFVTLLPLSSTQILSVWLDGRQTKQENGAMNLYTNIITPDGTAQAGYYLDNRICGCCQTDAALTSDSAIMVYRNRTDDEIRDIYVVRQTAKGWSAPYPLHDDGWQIAGCPVNGPAISVYKNYVAVVWFTAANDIPKVQVIFSGDGGKTFGKPIQIDQQPPLGRVDIEMINETTAVVSWMESSSDKAGIKLIAVNSSGALGQSVTLTEVGVARSSGFPIIAQANNRLFCAYTRPTDSITNVQTAWILTEELLVSSDL comes from the coding sequence ATGATTCGGTGCAGTTTCTACGTTCTTTTTCTAATTGTAGTATTTCTTAGCAGTTGCCAACGCAGTTTTTCGCTGAAAACCATTGCTCAGGGTGAAGATTGGTTCGTCAATTGGGCTGACTTTCCTTCTATGGCCGTGACTGATTCTTTTGCGGTGGCTCACTATCTTCAAAAGAGCGCGGAGGGAACCTACGATTATGATATAAAAATTTCCTTAGCTGACTCTCAGCAAACCGACTGGAGCACTCCGGCGGTGCTGCACCAAGACGGCGTGGCAGCTGAACATGGCTTTGTCACGCTACTGCCCCTATCTTCTACTCAAATACTATCGGTGTGGTTAGATGGTCGTCAGACGAAACAGGAGAACGGAGCTATGAATCTGTATACGAATATTATCACACCCGATGGCACCGCTCAGGCAGGCTATTATCTGGACAACCGGATTTGCGGTTGTTGTCAAACCGATGCAGCCTTAACTTCTGACAGTGCCATTATGGTGTACCGCAATCGTACTGATGATGAAATTCGCGATATCTACGTGGTGCGTCAAACAGCTAAAGGCTGGTCGGCCCCGTACCCGTTGCACGACGACGGTTGGCAGATTGCCGGTTGCCCGGTGAATGGCCCGGCGATCAGTGTCTATAAGAATTACGTCGCCGTAGTATGGTTCACCGCTGCGAATGATATTCCCAAGGTGCAGGTTATCTTCTCCGGCGATGGCGGAAAAACATTTGGCAAGCCCATTCAGATTGATCAGCAACCGCCACTGGGCAGAGTGGATATTGAAATGATTAATGAAACTACCGCTGTAGTCAGTTGGATGGAAAGCAGCAGTGATAAAGCAGGTATAAAATTAATAGCGGTAAATTCCTCCGGTGCTCTAGGGCAGTCCGTTACGCTAACGGAAGTAGGAGTTGCCCGCAGTAGTGGTTTCCCAATCATTGCTCAGGCCAATAATCGGCTGTTTTGTGCCTATACGCGACCAACCGACTCGATTACTAACGTTCAAACCGCTTGGATTTTGACAGAAGAATTGCTCGTATCTTCAGATTTGTAA
- a CDS encoding TlpA family protein disulfide reductase produces MYYTITLLSWLFLAGCSSPENASYQIEVSEENSTQTVADTEVDITAIELLDLDGNPISWEALKGKKVFLNFWATWCKPCIIEMPSISEAAEQLGEEYVFLVASYEDLAKIQKFTEKRDFTFQFVHTKTPIENLNIYSLPTTFLINSAGELVETVIGSKEWNDAEAMNQLKALP; encoded by the coding sequence ATGTACTACACCATCACCCTACTTTCTTGGCTATTTCTCGCGGGATGTTCGTCGCCGGAAAATGCTTCATACCAAATTGAGGTAAGCGAAGAAAACAGCACCCAAACTGTGGCCGATACGGAAGTGGATATTACCGCTATTGAATTACTCGATTTGGATGGGAACCCGATTAGTTGGGAAGCCCTGAAGGGTAAAAAAGTATTTCTAAATTTTTGGGCTACTTGGTGCAAACCTTGTATCATAGAAATGCCCTCCATAAGTGAGGCGGCGGAGCAATTGGGCGAAGAGTACGTTTTTCTGGTGGCTTCCTACGAAGATTTAGCTAAAATCCAGAAGTTTACTGAGAAACGAGATTTTACTTTCCAGTTTGTGCATACCAAAACCCCCATTGAGAATCTAAATATCTACTCCTTGCCCACTACCTTTCTAATTAACTCTGCGGGTGAGCTGGTAGAAACGGTTATCGGCAGTAAGGAATGGAATGATGCCGAAGCCATGAATCAGCTTAAGGCCCTCCCATGA
- a CDS encoding glycoside hydrolase family 113 yields MSQHTAFYATVYLLAGTIVLGLLTRCDSAHSEQVHPPYRADLIKGINLEGPRDPFESHELGPVDSLGFNWVALVPYAFSIPGETFVRWQGQKKYYYWGESLTGIAHCVEMAHDRGMKVMVKPHLWVKNQGWPGDFDLGNPEAWATWEKDYRDYVLAFAKLADSLSVELFCIGTEVRHSVKQRPEFWRSLIRDVRQVYDGPLTYAANWDNYHNVTFWQDLDYIGIDGYFPLSDQPKPSKEELMQGWKPIKKKLASFSQSLNRPLIFTEYGYRSMIHSAGEHWNMSESELTTDMWAQRTAYDALYETFNTEPWYGGGFLWKWSVPHHRSGGVNNSRFTPQNKPAQEVIYRWNKGQ; encoded by the coding sequence ATGTCGCAACATACTGCCTTCTACGCTACAGTTTATCTACTCGCAGGTACTATCGTTCTTGGCTTGCTCACCCGTTGCGACTCAGCCCATTCTGAACAAGTCCATCCTCCGTACCGTGCTGATCTTATCAAAGGAATTAATTTGGAAGGGCCGCGCGACCCGTTTGAATCGCATGAGTTAGGTCCTGTAGACTCGTTAGGGTTCAACTGGGTAGCATTAGTTCCTTACGCTTTTAGCATTCCCGGAGAAACCTTTGTGCGGTGGCAAGGCCAAAAGAAGTACTACTACTGGGGCGAAAGCTTGACCGGAATTGCCCACTGCGTAGAAATGGCCCACGACCGAGGAATGAAGGTGATGGTAAAGCCTCACCTGTGGGTAAAGAACCAGGGTTGGCCCGGTGATTTTGATCTGGGAAATCCGGAAGCCTGGGCTACTTGGGAAAAAGATTACCGCGACTATGTATTAGCGTTTGCTAAGTTGGCCGATTCACTTTCGGTAGAATTATTCTGTATTGGCACGGAAGTGCGGCACTCAGTAAAGCAACGACCGGAGTTTTGGCGATCGCTTATTCGCGACGTGCGCCAAGTATACGATGGGCCACTTACCTACGCTGCCAACTGGGATAACTACCACAATGTTACGTTCTGGCAAGACCTGGACTATATCGGCATTGACGGATATTTTCCGCTTTCGGATCAGCCTAAACCGTCTAAAGAAGAGCTAATGCAAGGGTGGAAGCCCATTAAGAAAAAATTGGCTTCGTTTAGTCAGTCGTTAAACCGTCCGTTAATCTTCACTGAATACGGCTACCGCAGTATGATTCACAGTGCGGGCGAGCATTGGAATATGAGCGAAAGCGAACTAACCACCGATATGTGGGCGCAACGCACCGCTTACGATGCTCTTTACGAGACGTTCAATACCGAACCCTGGTACGGGGGCGGCTTCTTGTGGAAGTGGAGTGTACCCCACCACCGTTCGGGCGGGGTTAACAACAGCCGCTTTACGCCTCAGAATAAACCAGCCCAAGAAGTTATCTATCGTTGGAACAAAGGGCAGTGA
- a CDS encoding mechanosensitive ion channel family protein has translation MNISEWIAENWMISQAIQLKIAYSLLVILGLWLFRFFGLKLIFRGVKNPKDRYYWRNGIKNLTNLLLVIIIGSIWIDRVGSLATFFGLVGAGLAIALQEPIANIAGWVFILLRRPFEIGDRVQIGEFAGDVIDIRFYQFTINEIRNWVDADQSTGRIIHIPNGKVFREPQANFTQGFNHIWNEIEVRVTFESNWKKAKTILEDVVHTHVDQLSRTAAKRLMEASKQYLIFYTNLTPIVYTRVIENGVSLTIRYLCNPRKRRTTEHKIWEEVLTAFAEQEDIDFAYPTQRIYYNAQEGKAQTRRNSDTLKQNPEL, from the coding sequence ATCCAACTAAAAATTGCCTACTCGCTGCTGGTAATCTTAGGATTGTGGCTATTTCGGTTCTTTGGGTTGAAACTTATCTTTCGGGGAGTAAAGAATCCAAAGGATCGTTATTACTGGCGAAACGGTATAAAAAACCTGACTAACCTACTGCTGGTTATTATTATTGGCTCTATTTGGATAGATCGGGTAGGGTCGCTAGCTACGTTCTTTGGTTTGGTTGGGGCAGGGCTGGCCATTGCCTTGCAAGAACCTATTGCTAACATAGCAGGCTGGGTATTTATTTTACTACGTCGCCCGTTTGAAATTGGCGATCGGGTTCAGATCGGCGAATTTGCGGGTGATGTAATTGATATTCGGTTCTACCAATTTACCATCAATGAGATCAGAAACTGGGTGGATGCCGACCAGAGTACCGGGCGAATCATTCATATTCCTAACGGTAAAGTATTTAGGGAGCCCCAGGCTAACTTCACCCAGGGGTTCAATCATATTTGGAATGAGATTGAAGTTCGGGTAACCTTCGAGAGTAACTGGAAAAAAGCCAAAACTATCCTAGAAGATGTAGTTCATACCCACGTCGATCAGCTATCTCGTACAGCCGCCAAACGACTAATGGAAGCTTCTAAGCAGTACCTGATTTTTTACACTAATCTTACTCCCATAGTGTACACCCGGGTGATTGAAAACGGAGTATCGCTCACCATCCGTTATCTCTGTAACCCCCGCAAACGACGTACGACTGAGCATAAAATCTGGGAAGAAGTGCTTACTGCTTTTGCGGAGCAGGAAGATATTGATTTTGCGTATCCTACTCAACGGATTTACTATAACGCGCAAGAAGGCAAGGCGCAAACCCGTCGCAATTCAGATACACTGAAGCAAAACCCAGAGTTATAG